The genomic stretch AGATGAAAGAGCAGGATATGCTCGTGTTGGCAGGGAGTATTCCGAAAACGCTTCCAAAAAATATTTATGAAACGATTGCACAACAAGCGACTGCTAAAGGTGTAAAAGTTGTGGTGGATGCAAGTGGGAAAACGCTTCTAGATGTAGTAAAGCATAACCCATTTTTCATTAAGCCAAATCACCACGAGCTTGGCGAATTATTCAACGTTGAGGTAAGCGGAGTGGAAGATGCAATTCAATACGGTCAAAAGCTAGTGGAAATGGGAGCAGAAAACGTAGGAGTTTCCATGGCTGGGGATGGAGCACTGCTGATTACAAAAGATGCGGTGTACCGAGCAACTGCACCAAAAGGAAATGTTAAGAATTCAGTTGGAGCAGGTGACTCACTCGTAGCGGGCTTTTTAGCAGCTTACACAAAAGAAAATGACTTACTTGAGGCATTCCGTACAGGTGTGGCATCAGGTAGTGCTACAGCTTTTTCACTTGAACTATGTGAAAAAAGCTATGTAGAAGAATTATTAGAACAAGTTTCAATTACAAAGATAAAGTAGGGGGAAACGAGAATGAGAATTACAGAGCTATTAAAAAAAGACACAATCATTCTTGATCTACAAAGCTCATCCAAAGCAGATGTTATTGATGAGCTAGTTGGCAAACTGGATGAAGCAGGTCGTTTAAACGATCGTGAAGGATATAAACAAGCAATTTTAAACCGTGAATCCCAAAGTACAACAGGAATTGGTGAAGGAATTGCGATTCCACACGCAAA from Bacillus sp. 1780r2a1 encodes the following:
- the pfkB gene encoding 1-phosphofructokinase, with amino-acid sequence MIYTCTLNPSVDYIVHVTDFQEGELNRTTSEVKFPGGKGINVSRVLKRLGVENKALGFIGGFTGTYIEDYLKEEEIKTAFTKVNEDTRINVKLKTKAETEVNGQGPTISEAALQELLQQIAQMKEQDMLVLAGSIPKTLPKNIYETIAQQATAKGVKVVVDASGKTLLDVVKHNPFFIKPNHHELGELFNVEVSGVEDAIQYGQKLVEMGAENVGVSMAGDGALLITKDAVYRATAPKGNVKNSVGAGDSLVAGFLAAYTKENDLLEAFRTGVASGSATAFSLELCEKSYVEELLEQVSITKIK